In Planococcus sp. MB-3u-03, the DNA window TCACAAGCCGATTTTATAATCGTATTCTTTCGCTTTATCGGGCTTGGCATTTTCATATTCCGTCTTAAGGAAAGGCCGCTGGGATTCCAGCACTTTCTTGACATACGGCAGTTTGGATAGTTTTTCTTTTGTGGCTTCGATTTTGTCCTGGTCCATATAGACGACGACATATTTCAATTTGCGGGAAATAAAATGGACGTGTCCATACTTCCGCAGTGATTTTGCTTGTTTCAGCTGATGCACATAGACAATCAGACCTTGGCGATCATGCATATCTATCCCTCTTTTCTAAACTCTAGAATACCATAGGACTAAAAAAAGCCGCAACCGAATAAACTGACAGCAAGTGAAGCCTTCCGCTATAATGTGGATACTACCAAAACAGGGGGTTATACATATATGGGTAAGAAAACGAAAATCGGCCTTGCCGCCGCCGCTGTCGGTGCTGCGGCATGGGCTGGTTCAAAAGCATTCACAGATCCGCAAAAACGGCCGCAAAAAGCCGTTCTCGACTATGGGCATCCGATCGTCCTAGCCCATCGCGGCGGCAGCTCGCTCGCACCGGAGCATACGATGGCAGCCTTTGACCGCGCCGCAGAACTCGGCGTCCACGGGTTTGAAATCGATATTCGCATGACCAACGACGAGGAGATCCTGGTTTTCCACGATGAGTTTGTCGACCGCACTTCCGGTTCAGCCGGGCGTGTAGCTGAAATGACACTCGATGAATTGCGTGAACTTGACCTCGGCTATCATTTCGTCGATGACAAAGGCGAAAATTCCTACCGCGGAAAAGGCGAAAAAGTCGTCCTGCTTCGTGAACTGCTGGACAAATTCCCGCAGATGTATATCAATATCGACATCAAAGACGCACCTGATACGTATGAAGGCAGTTTGGTGCCATCTAAACTGTGGCGCTTGATCGAATCCTTGGGTGCAGAAGACCGTGTCGTCGTTACCAGCTTCTACGACGAACAAATCGACCGCTTCAATTTATACGCCCAAAACCGTGTCGCACTTGGCGCAGGAGAAAATGAAGTGCGCAAAGCCTTTACTTCCTTCAATAGCCAGTTCGGCCATCTGTATGCACCGCGTGCGGATGTTGTGCAGATCCCAGTGAAGCATTCAGTATTCCGCCTCGACTCTGCGCGGTTCATTGCCTTTCTTGACCGCTTGAATGTACCGGTTCACTACTGGGTCATCGACGACAAGGAAGCGATGGAGAAATTGATAGGCGCCGGAGCCAAAGGCATCATCACCGACCGGCCTGATATCGCCATCGAATTGATTTCGGCAGTTGAAGAAAAACGCCAATAAAAAAAGTGCAACCCATTGAGGTTGCACTTTTTTATTATGCGGAACAAGAACAGCCGCCGCCTGTGCCACAGCCGCTTCCGCACGAGGAATCCGATGAAAAGAACGGATTGCTCGAAGGGATCTTGACCGCTTCGGACACCGACCGGCCAAGGATGAAGCTGACTTGGTCCATCAAGTCCTGCAGCTCATTTTCCGCGAGCCGCAGCTCCGCCACCTTTTCGTTGAGGTCCAGCCGGCGTTTGTCCACGCGGATTTGCTTCATCACCCGTTTGTAATCGGGGTGGTATTTGCCGAAGCGCTGCACTTCTTCGTACAGCTCCTTCAGCCTGGCGAAATCGTGGATCTCCCTCGCCAATAGTTTATCGCTATAGACAGAGTCATAGGCATCGCGGTATTTCGCAGCCTGCTCTGATTGCAGTATCATTTCACTCAGCTCGTCCGCAGAGTCAGTTATACCGACCCATTCGTAGGTCATGATCACTTTGCATTCCTCCTCTACGCTTTCATCATATCAGATTGTTTTCCAGATTCATACACCGTTTACTCCTGAAACTGGCTGAAAATTACGGCTGCTCTTTCATGCGGGCGCTTCCCTATTGGCTTTCGTAGACGCCGGGATCCTGCTTCAACAGGATTTGGCTATAATACTTGCCGAATACGCCGACGCCGACCTGGTTGTACTGTGTACTCAATAAAGTTCCTCTGTGAGTCGGAGAGTTGAACCAGCCATGCAAGGTCTCGGCTGCATCATAGTAGCGTGAAGCCGTGTTGATCGCCGCTAAATCGAACGGAATATCCGCCCCTTGCAGTCGGGCTTCCAGATCTTCCACTTCCATCTCTACGGAAGTGAACTCCATGCGCGCCATTTCCTCACTCGTCTGCTTGGCCAATAAACCGATGCCGACATTTTCTTGGACCAAGGAGCGCTGATGGCGAAGCCGATAGACATTGGTCAAATCGACCACTTGTTTAGCGTTTGCTTCATCAATCGACCGCTGCAATGTCGACGACGGCCTTGGCGTCACCAATAAATCTCCTGAATACATCATATCGTACGGCTGGTGGCGGATCAGCGTTTCTGCATCCATGAACCTGACCGCCTCTAGTTGCTGGTCTTCAGCGTCGATATACAATTGTGCATAGAGGTCTTCAAAACTGACCAAGATCCGCTTATCCATATCCTGCTCGCTTAAATTGAATGTATAGGTATTGGTTCCGTATTTTACGGTCACTTCGTTCTGGACGATCGTGAACCTGTAAAGCTCTTCTATTGTCTGCCCGATTTCGTAAGGTTCGATATCGGTCGATTCCCCAGCCGCATACACTTGGACTATACGCCCTTCCTTCACACCGACCATGACGAAATTGGAATAAGCGGCATCGTACACCCACCACTCGTAAGCAAAAGCGGATGGCTCGATGCGGTCGGGCTTGCCATGCTCCGCCAGCCACTCTTCCGACGACTCCCCTATGTGTACGGAAAGCCCGCTCGTCGGCCGTTCAACATCCATCTCCGAATCCGTCAAGTTATCGGCCGGCAATGGATCCGCCGGGCGCGGCGCTTCCAGCAATTCATTTTCACTGATTGACGGGTCCAAGTAAAACAGTCCAATCAGGACAATCGCCAAGAAAATCATGATGCGTAACAAGTCCTTCACTGAATCAGCTCCTGACACCCATTTTCCCCATTATAACAGCCGCCCGCATTCTGACACAATCTAGCCATTGCATGTACCTAAAATATGATCTATTATTAAAGGAGCATTCAGTCTTTTTTTGTTATAGAGGAGGAGATCCCATGTATTTTGAAAATACAGGACTAGAGAACATCGAAGTGGATATTACATTGCTTGAAGACATCATGAACAAGCACGGCTTAACGAAAGAAGGCCAGTGGGATTATGAGCGTGTCACATACGACCGCAAATTCATCGTCCGTGAAGGCACTTATTACTTGCGCGTTTTCGCTTACGCTATCGATGGAGACGTCGATGCCAACGACGCGACTGTTCGCGTCTTGAAGCCGGTCATCGGCAAGCATTACTACCCGCACGGCATTGAATATGGTGAAGATGAGCATTTCCCAGATCACCTATTGAAAACTGGCGCTGAAATTTTGGCTTCCATCAAAAAAGAAATTTCCGAGTTCGAAATCAAAGCGTAAAATCTCCGCAGTTCAACACGAACTGCGGTTTTTTTAAACAAATGCTTTGCCGTGGAATTTCACGCAGTCAATTGAAGGAGGTTTATTGTGGGCAAGTGGTTTAATAAAAAACTGGCCACCATATTGCTGGTCATTGCTATTGTGGTTTTAATCTCTATATACATATTGCCAATTGCTGTTCCGTTGATCATCGCATTGCTCACCGCCATCTTCCTTGAACCTTTTGTCAAATTCATGCAGAAACGGTTCAAATGGCAACGTAAAGGTGCGGTCATCACGGTGTTTATTCTCTTCCTCGTCATTGCTTCTGGCTTGGTTTACTGGATTATCACGCAGTTGGTTGGACAAATTATACAATTCTCAAAAATGGTTCCAGAGTATACAAATTCCCTCTCACATATGTGGGGTGAAGTGGAAGCCTTCTTCCTGCGCTCCACCGCCGAAATGCCGGTTGAAGTCGTCAATTCATTCGAAACGGAAATGATCGCTTTTGCGGAAGGCATTCGCGACTGGATCTTAACTTTCGTCAACTACGATACGGTCACCAATTTATTGACGGGCATCCCTTCTTTTTTGGTCAGCTTCATCGTCTTCCTCATCGCCTTGTTCTTGTTCATGCTCGATTTGATGGATTTGAAAGGTATGCTGTTCAACCGCTTGAAGGAATCGACGGCCGAGAAAGTGCGCTTTATGAGTGCCCGCCTGAACAATGTCGTCTTCGGCTTCTTGAAAGCCCAATTCCTTGTCAGTTTGATCATCTTTGCGGTTTCATTGATCGCCTTGTTGTTTATCGCGCCTGAATATGCCTTGGTCATGTCGCTTGTCATCTGGGTCATCGACTTCATCCCGATCCTCGGTTCGATTATCGTATTGACCCCTTGGTTCATTTACATGTTCATTGTCGGCGATATCGTCCAAGGAACGCAGCTTGCGATTTTGGCCTTGGTGCTATTGGTCATCAGAAGAACAGTTGAACCGAAAGTGATGGGCACCCAAATCGGGCTATCCCCCCTTGCCACATTGATCGCTATGTTCATTGGCCTTCAATTGATCGGCTTTCTTGGCTTCTTTATCGGGCCGCTACTGGTCATTCTCTTTACTTCGGCACGCGAAGCCGGAATCATCAAAATGGAGTTTAAAGTTTAAAATGCACAAAAAAAGCACTGAGCAAATTATGCTCAGTGCTTTTTCAGAGTGTTGAAGAAATCTGAAATCGCTATAAATGAAAAAAGAGACCACTTATTCCACATTCAAAAACCAATGTTCTATGCAAGTATTTGGAGAAGCGTTCGCTCGTAAACCCTTCTGCTCAATAATGCTGCGCATTACTTTCGCAAAGATAATGTCTCCCGTAGGTCGACTTTATCTTTCCTGTGGATCAGCGAGACGACCGAGACCCCGCAAGCAGCGTAGCGGCTGAGGAGGCTTGGGCGCGAGCCCACGGAAAGCGAGCGATAAGCTTCGGAAAATACGGTGTCTAACCTTTCTCGAAAACCGAAAAAGCACTGAGCAAGTTATGCTCAGTGCTTTTTTTATCCACCCAGAATCGCTTTGAAAACCGAAGTCGTGTGTCCGCCTTCGTAGAATACATAAAGCAGTAAATAAACGGTAACTCCTGTAATCGCGGTGAAGAACCACACAACACTCGTGAACGGGCCGATCTTGCGGTGTTTATCGAGGCGGTTTTTCAAGCCCCAGTAGATGGTCACCAGTCCCATCACTGCCCCGATAGTTGCAAGCGTGATATGGAAAATTAGAAAGACGGTATAGTAGATTTTCAATTCATCCGGTCCCCCGAATGCCGTATTTCCTACGAATAATGTACGCGAGACATAGATGATGAAAAACGTCAGTGCAGCGGCACCGGCGCCAAGCATCACTTTTTTATGTGCTTCGATGCGGCGTTTGAGGATCAAGTTCCATCCGATCGCCACCAATACGGCGCTCAAGACGATAAAGAATGTACTAATGGTTGGCAATAGCGGCAAATTCATTTAATTAAACTCCTTTTGGGTCATTGCCCATTATGTCTGTAATACGCCATATCTTTGCGGTCCTGCAAAACTTTAGCGGTGATTTCATCGGCATTGGCTGTTTCATTTTTCAGCCATTCATGGAAGACTAGCCAAATGAACACAGTAAATACCAATTCCTGGATAATTTTCATTGTGATGCCGCCGGTGCGTTGGTCTTCGATCAGCGACATATTCGTGAAGAGTTCAGGGCCTGACAAGTTAAGCTGGGCCAATGTCCCTGCAGGTACGCATAAAGCCATTGCCTGCATCCAAGCTTCTCCGTCTGAGTACGTTGCATAAAACGGTGTCGTGCTGAAAATGATCAAA includes these proteins:
- a CDS encoding DUF420 domain-containing protein, whose translation is MNLPLLPTISTFFIVLSAVLVAIGWNLILKRRIEAHKKVMLGAGAAALTFFIIYVSRTLFVGNTAFGGPDELKIYYTVFLIFHITLATIGAVMGLVTIYWGLKNRLDKHRKIGPFTSVVWFFTAITGVTVYLLLYVFYEGGHTTSVFKAILGG
- the ytvI gene encoding sporulation integral membrane protein YtvI; the encoded protein is MGKWFNKKLATILLVIAIVVLISIYILPIAVPLIIALLTAIFLEPFVKFMQKRFKWQRKGAVITVFILFLVIASGLVYWIITQLVGQIIQFSKMVPEYTNSLSHMWGEVEAFFLRSTAEMPVEVVNSFETEMIAFAEGIRDWILTFVNYDTVTNLLTGIPSFLVSFIVFLIALFLFMLDLMDLKGMLFNRLKESTAEKVRFMSARLNNVVFGFLKAQFLVSLIIFAVSLIALLFIAPEYALVMSLVIWVIDFIPILGSIIVLTPWFIYMFIVGDIVQGTQLAILALVLLVIRRTVEPKVMGTQIGLSPLATLIAMFIGLQLIGFLGFFIGPLLVILFTSAREAGIIKMEFKV
- a CDS encoding YlbF family regulator → MIMTYEWVGITDSADELSEMILQSEQAAKYRDAYDSVYSDKLLAREIHDFARLKELYEEVQRFGKYHPDYKRVMKQIRVDKRRLDLNEKVAELRLAENELQDLMDQVSFILGRSVSEAVKIPSSNPFFSSDSSCGSGCGTGGGCSCSA
- a CDS encoding glycerophosphodiester phosphodiesterase, encoding MGKKTKIGLAAAAVGAAAWAGSKAFTDPQKRPQKAVLDYGHPIVLAHRGGSSLAPEHTMAAFDRAAELGVHGFEIDIRMTNDEEILVFHDEFVDRTSGSAGRVAEMTLDELRELDLGYHFVDDKGENSYRGKGEKVVLLRELLDKFPQMYINIDIKDAPDTYEGSLVPSKLWRLIESLGAEDRVVVTSFYDEQIDRFNLYAQNRVALGAGENEVRKAFTSFNSQFGHLYAPRADVVQIPVKHSVFRLDSARFIAFLDRLNVPVHYWVIDDKEAMEKLIGAGAKGIITDRPDIAIELISAVEEKRQ
- a CDS encoding YugN family protein, translating into MYFENTGLENIEVDITLLEDIMNKHGLTKEGQWDYERVTYDRKFIVREGTYYLRVFAYAIDGDVDANDATVRVLKPVIGKHYYPHGIEYGEDEHFPDHLLKTGAEILASIKKEISEFEIKA
- a CDS encoding YlbG family protein: MHDRQGLIVYVHQLKQAKSLRKYGHVHFISRKLKYVVVYMDQDKIEATKEKLSKLPYVKKVLESQRPFLKTEYENAKPDKAKEYDYKIGL
- a CDS encoding CAP domain-containing protein, yielding MKDLLRIMIFLAIVLIGLFYLDPSISENELLEAPRPADPLPADNLTDSEMDVERPTSGLSVHIGESSEEWLAEHGKPDRIEPSAFAYEWWVYDAAYSNFVMVGVKEGRIVQVYAAGESTDIEPYEIGQTIEELYRFTIVQNEVTVKYGTNTYTFNLSEQDMDKRILVSFEDLYAQLYIDAEDQQLEAVRFMDAETLIRHQPYDMMYSGDLLVTPRPSSTLQRSIDEANAKQVVDLTNVYRLRHQRSLVQENVGIGLLAKQTSEEMARMEFTSVEMEVEDLEARLQGADIPFDLAAINTASRYYDAAETLHGWFNSPTHRGTLLSTQYNQVGVGVFGKYYSQILLKQDPGVYESQ